A single region of the Vicia villosa cultivar HV-30 ecotype Madison, WI linkage group LG4, Vvil1.0, whole genome shotgun sequence genome encodes:
- the LOC131599907 gene encoding probable F-box protein At4g22030 yields the protein MASMLKTSVITSCSLTSSKRVINAAIHLPKLPNISLPPTKIQTSRKQLLDHQQLILENNNNKNNTQILHDQQQENSTNSKAIVQLYAVLEAVSDRVEMHQNIGEQRNNWNNLLLNSINMITLAATTMSGVAAVTSGEGAPLLALKLSSALLFSAATGLLLIMNKIQPSQLTEEQRNATRFFKHLQSEIQTIIDIGNPTEEDVKGAMEKVLALDKAYPLPLLGVMLEKFPAMYEPAVWWPSKKGKTQSKKMGKMNNGWSKDLEMEMREVVEVIKRKDAEDYDRLGNIALKINKSLAIAGPLLTGIAAIGSSFIGNGSSLAAFVPLLAGSLAAAVNTFEHGGQVGMVFEMYRTSGGFFKLLETSIESTLGEKDLEKRENGELFEMKMALKLGRSISNLRELASKSASYRMEGGVEIDEFASKIF from the coding sequence ATGGCTTCAATGTTAAAAACTTCAGTTATAACTTCTTGCTCTTTAACATCTTCAAAGAGAGTTATTAATGCAGCTATCCATCTTCCCAAACTCCCTAATATTTCATTGCCACCAACAAAGATTCAAACCAGCAGAAAACAACTACTTGATCATCAACAATTAATACtagaaaacaacaacaacaaaaacaacacgcAGATATTACATGATCAACAACAAGAGAATTCTACAAATTCTAAAGCCATAGTTCAACTTTATGCCGTCTTAGAAGCTGTATCCGACAGAGTTGAGATGCATCAAAACATTGGTGAACAACGTAACAACTGGAACAACCTTCTATTAAACTCAATCAACATGATTACTCTTGCTGCTACAACCATGTCTGGTGTTGCTGCTGTCACAAGTGGGGAAGGTGCACCACTTTTGGCTTTGAAATTATCTTCTGCTCTTTTATTCTCCGCTGCAACTGGATTATTACTTATCATGAACAAAATCCAACCCTCCCAACTCACTGAGGAACAAAGAAATGCTACAAGATTCTTCAAACATCTTCAAAGTGAAATCCAGACCATAATTGATATAGGAAATCCTACTGAGGAAGATGTGAAGGGTGCAATGGAGAAAGTTTTGGCACTTGACAAAGCATATCCACTTCCCTTATTAGGAGTAATGCTTGAAAAGTTTCCTGCAATGTATGAACCTGCAGTTTGGTGGCCTTCCAAAAAAGGAAAAACACAAAGCAAGAAAATGGGAAAAATGAATAATGGTTGGAGTAAAGATTTAGAAATGGAAATGAGGGAAGTTGTTGAAGTGATAAAGAGAAAAGATGCTGAAGATTATGACAGGCTTGGAAACATAGCATTGAAGATAAACAAGAGTTTGGCAATTGCAGGACCATTACTCACAGGAATTGCAGCTATTGGATCTTCATTCATAGGAAATGGCAGTTCTTTGGCTGCTTTTGTTCCTCTTTTGGCTGGTTCATTGGCTGCTGCAGTTAATACTTTCGAACATGGTGGACAAGTTGGGATGGTTTTTGAAATGTACAGAACTTCTGGTGGCTTCTTCAAGTTGTTAGAAACCTCAATCGAATCAACGCTGGGAGAGAAAGATTTAGAGAAAAGAGAAAATGGAGAGTTGTTTGAAATGAAGATGGCTTTGAAGTTGGGGAGAAGTATATCAAATTTGAGGGAACTTGCCTCCAAATCAGCTTCTTATAGAATGGAAGGTGGTGTTGAAATAGATGAATTTGCCAGCAAAATATTCTAG
- the LOC131599908 gene encoding protein S40-7-like, protein MADNWVGFKNKNTSSCVREDHDFDEQDVWGECDYTSNINRVSKDKDSSSSSAWKNIPKGNAHALVSDESFVKGSSSAPMNIPDWSKVYGKKNCKNGGLHGYDNEDDEDDEEGDMVPPHEWIARKLARSQISSFSVCEGMGRTLKGRDLSKVRNAILSKTGFIE, encoded by the coding sequence ATGGCAGATAATTGGGTTGGTTTCAAGAACAAAAACACTAGCTCTTGTGTGAGAGAGGATCATGATTTTGATGAACAAGATGTTTGGGGTGAATGTGATTATACCTCAAATATCAATAGGGTCTCTAAGGATaaggattcttcttcttcttctgcatgGAAAAATATTCCAAAGGGTAATGCACATGCACTAGTTTCTGATGAGTCTTTTGTTAAAGGATCATCATCAGCACCTATGAATATTCCTGATTGGTCTAAAGTTTATGGTAAGAAAAATTGCAAGAATGGTGGTTTGCATGGTTATgataatgaagatgatgaagatgatgaagagggTGATATGGTTCCTCCACATGAATGGATTGCTAGGAAGCTTGCAAGGAGTCAGATTTCATCTTTCTCTGTGTGTGAAGGGATGGGAAGGACACTCAAAGGAAGAGATCTTAGCAAAGTGAGGAATGCTATTTTGTCCAAAACTGGCTTCATTGAGTAG